The Scyliorhinus canicula chromosome 21, sScyCan1.1, whole genome shotgun sequence region TTTTAAACACTCAATTGTATATAATGAGCACAAAGTACAGCTGTGCCGCCAGCTCAGGAACTCCCTTGTGTATTGTTTTTGGAATTGGTAACAAAATTTCACTGTGTCAACTACTAAATATTTACCTTTTGTGCTTGAAGGAATGGTGTTGACAGTGGTGATTGTTCTACTTATGACAGTGTCTTACGAAATGCTAAAAGTGGAAACTGTGAAACTAGACCAGAAAATATTGGATCTGATGACAGCAACACCAAACATCCAAGATGAAACCGCAGAGACACTACCTATAAATCCAAATGCACGAAACACCTCAGATAAAAGGTGATCATTTATTCTTTGTCCTATTGCTGATCTGTGAACGCTTATTTCTTCTGGAATTCAAGAAGCCGACGCCCGTTGTTAATTTCTACTTTGCATTCTGCTGATGATTCATGTTCTGCTCTGTTTAATTGCAGCGACCTAAACTGAATTGCAAAACCATTCTTttcatgacaaatacatgatgCAACTTAAACCCGCAGAAGTGGAGGACCAACAGCCCTGATGctttttatagaaacatataaaattgatAGCAGAGCAGGCCATTTATACTATCAGTCTgtgcttcactgtcgctggttcaaaatcctgtagttccctccccaatagcactgtgggtgttccaacaacacatggacttctgcagtttaataataatctttattgtcacaagtaggcttacattaacacggcaatgaagtgactgtgaaaagcccctagtcgccacattctggtgcctgttcgggtacacagaaggagagttcagagtgtccaaattacctaacagcacttatgagaggaaacccacacagatacatggagaacgtgcagactccttctgcactgtaaattctataattctactcctcacagacagtgaatcaagctgggaatcgaacctgggaccctggaactgtggagcaacaatgctacccactgtgctaccatgctgcccaatataaGGCAGTTCGTCAccatcttcccaagggcaattagggatgggccatgaATGCTGGTCAAGCCAGCGAAGCCTACATCCCATggcatgaatttttaaaaatttggcccATCCCAACCTACCGACCCACTTATTTTACACACCTAGCTACCCCCTGGCTTCACTGTGGCTGGAGATTTAAACCACTAGCTAGTGCCATAAAATAGGCTGTGTGGTGTCCCGTCCTTCAACTCTAAAACACTTAATTGAAGTCCTCGGGAACCCACTACATTGCATCTTTCTCAGCTGTCCCGTGTTGGAAGATTGAATGAGAAATATGCAGCTCAGTTCCAGTGTAAGTTAAAAGGGGCAGAGTGGCAATCCGACTGTGATTTCCACTCACCGGAAATTCTGACTCACCTATGATTTGAAGCATGTTTTCAATGATGCCCACTGGAAAAGAGCCTTCCAGTCACATAAAGACCTGTTGACCATTACCGTTGATTCTTGCTCCTGAGCTAATTTTGGATTCAGTGCATCACTTACTTTTCTGACTAGTCTATGGTGTGgagctttatcaaaagccttgctgaaatccatgaaGACTATATGTCATGTGCTGTACTCATTGACCCACAGACTAACTTAACCAGCTGCTTTCTCATCAATCACCTCTATCCTCTCAGGAAACACACACTTTTGACTCTTCACCTGTCTGTTTTGTGGTCGTCTTTGGTAACACTCTTgccaaataaaatttgacaccagTCCTCCGAAGGCAATGGGCAGGAATCTCTGATCCTTGTCCGTGACTGCCCTGTTgcaagtgagaatggaaaatgtGACGTTCCAGGCAAAACTCCATTCCCTTTCAGTGGAATCGAGAATCCCAGCCACAAGCGAgacaatgggtgcgatttaacagaaacGTTTCTAAGTGTAATTACAGGCGGGTTTGTCTGGGAGTTTCTTACCTGCTCTGGCAGCGAGTTTTCCACCACTATCTGTCCATATAGTCATCCTTTTCGGCCCTGGGGGGTTTCTCTCCGGACTAGCCCACAccaattttttttaattactgGGAAGCTGAATTCGCTGGCCAGACCGGCTCTTCAGCGATTGGGCCTCCATTTTGAAACAGTGCCCCACTAAGTGagtttgagggtcccccacagccCCAGCCACGGACAATGTCACTTCCTGCACACTTGGGcacctcacaccccccaccctgccccagatGCGCAAGTGAAGACACCCCACGATGGGGTTGTTGAGGACCCCTCCTGGTGTCAAAGGGagccttaccccctccccccccccacccaccttccagaggccccttcataccttccctca contains the following coding sequences:
- the slc31a2 gene encoding probable low affinity copper uptake protein 2, which produces MVLTVVIVLLMTVSYEMLKVETVKLDQKILDLMTATPNIQDETAETLPINPNARNTSDKRWIWVHVLQSLLHIIQVVLSYLLMLCAMSYNVWVFLSIIAGAGIGYFLAHPLIKWQ